A stretch of Proteiniborus sp. DW1 DNA encodes these proteins:
- the trkA gene encoding Trk system potassium transporter TrkA encodes MHIIIVGAGKLGYILAEFLSQNDNNVVMIDNNEKTLERANNQFDILTYKGNGAQMSVLEGFNIKNADLLIATTDNDDTNMLICYLAKKMGCKRVVARIRDPEYSDQVDTLKKQLDIDYAVNPELVMAKEIGAHLLKGQALNMEDFAKGKVSIVNYKVNELEGMEGKKIKDINIPKSVLIAAILRDGEVIIPYGDTLLHDNDTIYLIGEKESIGMFKSKRESLEHNIVVKKVMILGGGNAAYYLAKKLLKNGIFVKIIEKDEGRCGFLAQELPGALIIHGDATDPYLLTEENISEVDALVSLTGFDEENLLMTLLAKKYGVGKVITKVSRSNYIPIIEQLGINNAINPVMITAGEIMRFIQGGRVVSLFLLLGGKAEVLELIAKENSKIVGKPLAELGLPKGIIIGSIVQNGKVIIPNGDSIINPGDRLIVFCLQSEVMTLEKMFYKAKGGFIDELWHRYKGFRKSSSN; translated from the coding sequence ATGCATATTATTATTGTGGGGGCAGGAAAGTTAGGCTATATTCTAGCGGAATTTCTTTCACAAAACGATAACAATGTAGTAATGATTGATAATAATGAAAAGACACTTGAGAGAGCTAATAATCAATTTGACATTCTTACTTATAAAGGAAATGGGGCTCAAATGTCAGTACTCGAAGGCTTTAATATAAAAAATGCAGATTTATTAATTGCTACTACTGATAATGATGACACAAATATGCTAATATGTTATTTAGCAAAAAAAATGGGGTGTAAAAGGGTAGTAGCTAGAATAAGAGACCCGGAGTATTCAGATCAAGTTGACACACTGAAAAAACAGCTAGACATTGACTATGCAGTAAATCCAGAACTAGTTATGGCAAAAGAAATAGGGGCACATCTATTAAAAGGACAAGCGCTTAATATGGAGGATTTTGCGAAAGGTAAGGTAAGCATAGTTAATTATAAAGTGAATGAATTAGAAGGAATGGAAGGTAAGAAAATTAAAGATATTAATATACCTAAGTCTGTATTAATAGCTGCTATTTTAAGAGATGGGGAAGTTATTATACCATATGGAGATACTTTACTACATGATAATGATACTATATATTTAATTGGAGAAAAAGAAAGTATAGGAATGTTCAAAAGCAAAAGAGAAAGCTTGGAACATAATATTGTAGTTAAAAAAGTTATGATACTTGGAGGAGGAAATGCGGCTTATTACTTGGCAAAAAAACTTCTCAAAAACGGTATATTTGTAAAAATAATTGAAAAAGATGAGGGAAGATGTGGCTTTTTAGCTCAGGAACTTCCTGGAGCGTTGATCATTCATGGAGATGCTACTGACCCTTATCTTCTGACAGAAGAAAACATTAGTGAAGTAGATGCACTAGTATCTTTAACTGGTTTTGATGAGGAAAATCTTCTAATGACCTTGTTAGCTAAAAAATATGGGGTAGGAAAAGTAATCACAAAGGTAAGCAGATCTAATTATATTCCTATAATTGAACAATTAGGTATAAATAATGCAATAAATCCTGTTATGATAACAGCAGGAGAGATAATGAGGTTTATACAGGGTGGCAGGGTCGTCTCTCTATTCTTGTTATTAGGAGGAAAAGCTGAGGTACTGGAACTTATTGCAAAGGAAAATTCTAAGATTGTAGGCAAACCCTTAGCCGAGCTTGGCTTGCCTAAGGGAATAATAATTGGCTCAATAGTACAGAACGGGAAGGTAATCATTCCAAATGGTGATTCTATTATAAATCCAGGAGATAGGTTAATTGTTTTCTGCTTACAATCAGAGGTTATGACGTTAGAGAAAATGTTTTACAAAGCAAAGGGAGGCTTTATAGATGAACTATGGCATCGTTATAAAGGTTTTAGGAAATCTTCTTCTAATTGA
- a CDS encoding potassium transporter TrkG: MNYGIVIKVLGNLLLIEAAAFIPPLLVSLIYGEKALMSFIYSILILIILGFPMSRVNITDKRVKAKDALFVVFLGWIFVSFFGSLPFVFSGSIPSLVDAFFETVSGFTTTGSTILGDIEALPNGMLLWRSLTIWLGGMGILVLTVAILPAIGVGGFQIFKAETTGPIAEKIVPRIKDTAKILYVIYVGITIIQAILLCFGGMSLLESLIHTFATVGTGGFSSKNASIGAFNSSFIIYVISLFMILCGVNFSLFYEVLKGRWRNVLKNSELRLYLGIIAVSTLLITINLNGKIYNSIFETFKHALFQVSTIITTTGFSTVDFNKWTDFSKSILFILMFVGGCAGSTGGGIKVIRLLIMGKIVRREILKLLHPKAYVPIKINDRMLSSDTTASVSGFFFLYMVIFAFSTLLISLEGIDLISSASAVGATLGNIGPGFELVGPAQNFGFFGIPSKILFSILMLLGRLELFTVFLFFVPDFWKNS; encoded by the coding sequence ATGAACTATGGCATCGTTATAAAGGTTTTAGGAAATCTTCTTCTAATTGAAGCTGCTGCTTTTATTCCACCTTTGCTAGTATCACTAATTTATGGTGAAAAAGCCCTCATGTCGTTTATATATTCTATACTAATATTAATAATACTTGGTTTTCCCATGTCTAGGGTTAATATTACAGATAAAAGAGTTAAAGCAAAAGATGCTTTGTTCGTAGTATTTTTAGGATGGATTTTCGTGTCATTTTTTGGCTCTTTGCCTTTTGTTTTCTCAGGGAGTATTCCTTCACTTGTAGATGCATTCTTCGAGACTGTATCTGGATTTACAACTACAGGGTCTACTATACTTGGTGATATTGAAGCACTGCCAAATGGGATGCTTCTTTGGAGATCGCTTACTATTTGGTTAGGAGGTATGGGAATACTAGTGCTAACTGTTGCTATTCTTCCTGCTATTGGAGTAGGAGGATTTCAAATTTTCAAAGCTGAGACTACTGGTCCTATAGCTGAAAAAATAGTACCTAGAATAAAGGATACTGCAAAAATACTTTATGTTATATATGTGGGTATAACTATTATTCAGGCAATACTACTATGTTTTGGTGGTATGTCACTATTAGAATCTTTAATTCACACATTTGCTACAGTTGGAACTGGGGGATTTTCATCCAAAAATGCAAGCATAGGAGCTTTTAATAGCAGCTTTATCATATATGTTATTTCATTATTTATGATATTGTGTGGTGTTAACTTCTCTCTATTTTATGAAGTTCTTAAGGGTAGATGGAGAAATGTACTAAAAAATTCGGAATTAAGGCTTTATTTAGGAATTATTGCTGTCAGTACTCTGTTAATAACAATTAACTTAAATGGGAAAATATACAACTCTATATTCGAAACATTTAAACATGCATTATTTCAAGTGTCTACAATTATAACTACAACTGGATTTAGCACTGTAGATTTTAACAAATGGACTGATTTTAGTAAAAGCATTTTATTTATATTAATGTTCGTAGGAGGATGTGCTGGCTCAACAGGCGGTGGAATTAAGGTAATAAGATTATTGATTATGGGAAAGATTGTTAGGAGAGAAATATTGAAATTACTACATCCAAAAGCATATGTACCTATAAAAATAAATGATAGAATGCTTTCTTCTGATACTACTGCAAGTGTTTCAGGGTTTTTCTTTCTTTATATGGTAATTTTTGCGTTTTCAACATTACTAATTTCACTTGAGGGCATTGACCTAATCAGTTCTGCTAGTGCAGTTGGAGCTACACTAGGAAACATTGGTCCAGGTTTTGAACTAGTAGGTCCAGCTCAAAACTTTGGTTTCTTTGGTATACCAAGCAAAATTCTTTTTTCAATATTAATGCTATTAGGTAGATTAGAGTTGTTTACGGTTTTTCTTTTCTTTGTACCTGATTTTTGGAAAAACAGCTAA
- a CDS encoding aldo/keto reductase, which yields MKYRKFGKLDFQISNLGFGCMRLPVIDGDNGKINEEESIKMIRYAIDNGVNYIDTAYPYHQGNSELLVGKALKDGYRQKVKLATKLPVWLCDTYDDFDKYLNEQLQKLDTEYIDFYLLHSLSKKSWSKAKDLGVLHFLDNALADGRIKYAGFSFHDELSVFKDIVDSYDWSFCQIQLNYMDENYQAGVQGLKYASDKGLAVVIMEPIKGGKLAKQPEGNLEELWKKSGVKRTPAELALRWVWNYSEVSVLLSGMSNMEQVIENIRTASNVTPLSLEDSEIKLINDIKEIYNSRNKVGCTGCKYCVPCPNKVAIPNIFEIYNNYFVYEATDAGINSYAKMKESGIDSSNCIECGQCESLCPQNLEIIRHLKEAELVLNR from the coding sequence ATGAAGTATAGAAAATTTGGTAAGCTTGATTTTCAAATATCAAACCTCGGCTTTGGTTGTATGAGGCTACCAGTTATAGATGGTGATAATGGGAAAATCAATGAAGAAGAATCTATTAAAATGATAAGATACGCTATAGATAATGGTGTTAACTATATAGATACAGCATATCCATATCACCAAGGTAATAGTGAGCTACTAGTTGGAAAAGCATTAAAAGACGGTTATCGTCAAAAAGTAAAATTAGCAACTAAGCTTCCAGTTTGGCTTTGTGATACTTATGATGATTTTGATAAATACTTAAATGAACAGTTACAAAAACTTGACACAGAATACATAGATTTTTATTTGCTACATTCTCTAAGCAAGAAATCATGGAGTAAAGCCAAAGATTTAGGTGTGTTACATTTTTTAGATAACGCTTTAGCTGATGGAAGAATAAAATATGCTGGCTTCTCATTTCATGATGAACTAAGTGTTTTTAAAGACATAGTAGATTCATATGATTGGTCATTTTGTCAAATTCAGCTAAATTATATGGATGAAAATTATCAGGCAGGTGTGCAAGGTTTAAAGTATGCTTCAGACAAAGGCTTAGCAGTAGTGATTATGGAACCAATCAAAGGAGGAAAATTAGCAAAGCAACCAGAAGGAAATTTGGAAGAACTATGGAAAAAATCAGGAGTTAAACGAACTCCAGCAGAACTTGCACTAAGATGGGTGTGGAATTATTCGGAAGTAAGTGTATTATTAAGTGGTATGAGCAATATGGAACAAGTAATAGAAAATATTAGAACAGCATCAAATGTAACTCCATTATCTCTTGAAGATAGTGAAATTAAACTGATAAATGATATAAAGGAAATTTATAATAGCCGCAACAAGGTTGGATGTACAGGATGTAAATATTGTGTACCATGTCCTAATAAAGTGGCTATTCCAAACATATTTGAAATTTATAATAATTACTTTGTTTATGAGGCTACAGATGCTGGTATCAATAGCTATGCAAAAATGAAAGAGTCAGGTATAGACTCATCAAATTGCATAGAATGTGGTCAATGTGAAAGCCTATGCCCACAAAACCTAGAAATAATACGACACTTAAAAGAAGCTGAACTAGTTTTAAATAGATAG
- a CDS encoding YhcN/YlaJ family sporulation lipoprotein yields MKKHFKVISFIAILALVISFGLIGCARNPARPNTQNDNQLNRNMNFADDRTDMNRNIGNNLNNRNVTDNILDRAPNQTVPNRTLTDNRGTDQADKIANKIEELDEIKNVAVAISGNRCLVGVTTTDNIEGDVTTTLKNRIENIVKESDNNIKTVHVTASPDLYSRIENIGNGIREGRPLSGFASEIEEIIRRITPTTR; encoded by the coding sequence TTGAAAAAACATTTTAAAGTTATATCATTTATTGCTATATTAGCTCTTGTTATAAGTTTTGGTTTAATAGGTTGTGCTCGAAATCCAGCTAGACCGAATACACAAAATGACAATCAGTTAAATAGAAATATGAATTTTGCTGACGATAGAACAGATATGAATAGGAATATAGGAAATAACTTAAACAACAGAAATGTAACAGATAATATTCTTGATAGGGCACCTAATCAAACAGTACCAAACCGAACATTAACCGATAATAGAGGAACAGATCAAGCAGATAAAATAGCTAACAAAATTGAAGAGCTAGATGAAATTAAAAATGTTGCAGTTGCAATTTCAGGAAATAGGTGTTTAGTAGGAGTCACTACTACAGATAATATAGAAGGAGATGTGACGACAACTCTTAAAAATAGAATAGAAAATATAGTTAAGGAATCAGATAATAATATAAAAACTGTACACGTTACAGCTAGTCCTGACCTTTACAGCAGAATAGAAAACATAGGAAATGGTATTAGAGAGGGAAGACCTTTATCAGGTTTTGCATCAGAAATTGAAGAAATAATTAGAAGAATAACTCCTACAACAAGATAA
- a CDS encoding ABC transporter ATP-binding protein yields MALIELKDVTKLYKIGQIQVNALNGIDLSIENGEFVSIMGPSGSGKSTLLNVIGCLDQPTTGTYKLGGKNVEKVSDWQLSDIRNRSIGFVFQSFHLLPGLTALENVELPLIYRGVLGKERKKRAIEAMESVGLGDRMHHLPTQLSGGQQQRVAIARAIAGNPSVILADEPTGALDSKSSLNIMSIFQELNKKMGITIVQVTHEEKIAQYGHKIFRLLDGKIEKIEVLEEQLIAME; encoded by the coding sequence ATGGCACTAATCGAATTAAAGGATGTTACAAAGCTTTATAAGATTGGGCAAATACAGGTTAATGCTCTAAACGGTATTGACTTATCTATTGAAAATGGAGAATTCGTTTCAATAATGGGGCCTTCAGGTTCGGGTAAGTCAACACTTCTTAATGTTATAGGCTGTTTGGACCAACCAACTACAGGTACATATAAGCTAGGAGGAAAAAATGTTGAGAAGGTAAGTGACTGGCAATTATCAGATATCAGAAACCGTTCCATAGGATTTGTATTTCAATCTTTTCATCTATTGCCAGGTTTGACTGCATTAGAAAATGTAGAACTACCTTTAATATATAGAGGGGTTCTTGGAAAAGAAAGAAAGAAGAGAGCAATAGAAGCTATGGAATCTGTAGGTTTAGGAGATAGAATGCATCATTTGCCTACACAGCTTTCTGGAGGGCAGCAACAGAGAGTAGCAATTGCACGAGCAATTGCAGGAAATCCATCTGTAATACTTGCTGATGAACCAACAGGCGCTTTGGACTCAAAATCAAGTCTCAACATAATGTCAATATTCCAAGAACTCAATAAAAAAATGGGTATTACAATAGTACAGGTTACTCATGAAGAGAAAATTGCACAGTATGGACACAAAATATTTAGACTTCTAGACGGTAAAATAGAAAAAATTGAAGTATTAGAAGAACAGCTTATAGCTATGGAATGA
- a CDS encoding efflux RND transporter periplasmic adaptor subunit: MGKRLFMILIVIAIVVGGGYYAIKQLMPEKAEEVQGPIYSTFEVKRGDISAGVEVSGQLNPTSSGGIRAPGDRYSGSSVQYMIDKILVKEGDEVTQGQVVVTLLASEINNKIKDLQEQIESQKKQLSQLTGLSLDKVDYINPTQGIQIIAPISGRIINLDAKEGKELTQGQIVASIVDNSKFKVAAKLAPTEFAKVSEGQKVALSFPYFEDIVEGTITDINSSPIPDDAKGTDDTKEGNFGTNFVYAATIEAKNPGLIQANMKVNIGVAYGQELSPTNISYLLYPGVVEGFVEEEKLIAPVKAVATKIHVKEMQEVKAGDVIVTMSGNDVKDMIQEITDKIRELNNELRDYYTKLDQLEIRSPMDGIVAGIYSQPGETVSAGDWIGDVYNTSDMRIWAEIDDIDVLQVQQGAPVTVSVDALPGEKFDGTVSRVYTIGKDRNSGLTRFQVEIEVVGGPQLRPGMQARAKVDAGSAQGVLLVPLEAIFEEDGISKVEILGNDGIPKVVNVKLGLMNDRMAEVTEGLNEGDKVITGSTADLLPSQHIKSNDSILPSTDNNNENKGSNGNSDSNVEGSN; encoded by the coding sequence TTGGGAAAAAGATTATTTATGATATTAATTGTAATTGCTATAGTAGTTGGAGGTGGATATTATGCTATTAAACAGCTTATGCCTGAAAAAGCTGAAGAAGTTCAAGGACCTATTTATTCAACCTTTGAGGTTAAAAGAGGAGATATTTCAGCAGGTGTAGAAGTATCAGGGCAACTAAATCCAACTTCATCAGGTGGAATCAGAGCACCTGGAGATAGGTATTCTGGAAGTTCTGTACAGTATATGATTGATAAAATCTTAGTAAAAGAAGGAGATGAAGTGACTCAAGGACAGGTAGTAGTTACCCTATTAGCTTCTGAGATAAATAATAAAATAAAAGATTTGCAAGAACAAATAGAGTCTCAAAAAAAACAGCTATCTCAGCTTACAGGATTATCACTAGATAAGGTAGATTATATAAATCCTACACAAGGTATTCAAATAATAGCACCAATTTCAGGAAGAATAATTAACCTTGATGCAAAAGAAGGTAAGGAACTGACTCAAGGACAGATAGTTGCTAGCATAGTTGATAATTCTAAATTTAAAGTAGCAGCTAAACTAGCTCCAACAGAGTTTGCTAAAGTTTCTGAAGGCCAGAAAGTAGCACTTAGCTTCCCTTATTTCGAGGATATTGTTGAGGGTACTATTACTGATATAAATTCAAGTCCTATACCAGATGATGCAAAAGGAACAGATGATACAAAAGAAGGTAATTTTGGTACTAATTTTGTTTACGCTGCAACTATTGAAGCAAAGAATCCAGGTTTGATACAAGCCAACATGAAAGTAAATATTGGTGTAGCTTATGGACAAGAATTATCACCAACTAACATTTCTTACTTATTATATCCTGGAGTAGTAGAGGGCTTTGTTGAAGAGGAAAAACTTATTGCCCCAGTAAAAGCGGTGGCAACCAAGATTCATGTAAAAGAAATGCAAGAAGTTAAAGCTGGTGATGTGATTGTTACAATGTCAGGAAACGATGTTAAGGACATGATTCAAGAGATAACAGATAAAATTAGAGAACTTAACAATGAACTGAGAGATTATTATACAAAGCTAGACCAGCTTGAAATAAGATCACCTATGGATGGAATAGTAGCTGGTATATATTCACAGCCTGGCGAAACTGTAAGTGCTGGGGATTGGATAGGTGATGTATACAATACATCTGATATGAGAATTTGGGCTGAAATAGATGATATTGATGTATTACAGGTACAACAAGGAGCGCCAGTTACTGTTTCAGTAGATGCATTACCTGGAGAAAAGTTTGATGGCACTGTATCTAGAGTATATACAATAGGTAAAGACAGAAATAGCGGGCTGACAAGATTTCAAGTAGAAATAGAAGTAGTTGGAGGTCCTCAATTGAGGCCAGGCATGCAGGCACGTGCTAAGGTTGATGCAGGAAGTGCTCAAGGAGTGCTATTAGTACCGCTTGAAGCAATTTTTGAAGAAGATGGAATTTCAAAAGTAGAAATCCTTGGTAATGATGGTATACCTAAAGTAGTTAATGTAAAGCTTGGACTTATGAATGATAGAATGGCTGAAGTTACAGAAGGATTAAATGAAGGAGATAAAGTAATTACAGGTAGCACTGCAGACTTATTACCAAGCCAGCATATAAAGTCAAATGATTCTATTCTTCCTTCTACAGATAACAATAATGAAAATAAGGGGAGTAATGGAAACAGCGATAGTAATGTAGAAGGCAGTAATTAA